One Cellulomonas taurus genomic region harbors:
- the mmsB gene encoding multiple monosaccharide ABC transporter permease, translating to MTAVTGLRDIFTKNLRQSGIYIAFVAIIALFAVLTGGTLLQPGNITNIVLQYSYILILAIGMVIVIIGGHIDLSVGSVVALTGAVSAVLVIKNGNPWWVGILAALAVGLVVGAWQGFWVAYVGIPAFIVTLAGMLLFRGLTLQVLQNVSLSPFPGTYQKVAGGFLNGLFGGNGYDVFTLVIAAVAVVGYAFAAYRSRMGRVRYQQSVEAMPLFILKIVAIAVVVMLFAWQLAHSRGLPIVLIILAVLILAYNVVTNRTVFGRHVYAIGGNLNAAQLSGVKVKQVNFWIFVNMGLLSAVAGVIYSSRANGAQPAAGNMFELDAIAACFIGGASTTGGVGRVTGAMVGGLIMAVMSNGMQLMGVPQSTQQIVKGLVLLLAVAFDIYNKRRAGTAR from the coding sequence GTGACCGCCGTGACCGGGCTGCGGGACATCTTCACGAAGAACCTGCGCCAGAGCGGCATCTACATCGCGTTCGTGGCGATCATCGCCCTGTTCGCGGTCCTGACCGGCGGCACGCTGCTGCAGCCGGGCAACATCACCAACATCGTCCTGCAGTACTCCTACATCCTGATCCTCGCGATCGGCATGGTGATCGTGATCATCGGTGGTCACATCGACCTGTCGGTGGGATCGGTGGTCGCCCTCACCGGCGCCGTCTCCGCGGTGCTGGTGATCAAGAACGGCAACCCGTGGTGGGTCGGCATCCTCGCCGCCCTGGCGGTCGGTCTGGTGGTCGGCGCCTGGCAGGGGTTCTGGGTCGCCTACGTCGGGATCCCGGCGTTCATCGTGACCCTGGCGGGCATGCTGCTGTTCCGTGGTCTGACCCTCCAGGTGCTGCAGAACGTGTCGCTGTCTCCGTTCCCGGGCACCTACCAGAAGGTCGCCGGTGGCTTCCTGAACGGTCTGTTCGGCGGTAACGGCTACGACGTCTTCACCCTGGTGATCGCCGCGGTCGCCGTGGTCGGCTACGCCTTCGCCGCCTACCGCTCGCGGATGGGCCGGGTGCGCTACCAGCAGTCGGTCGAGGCGATGCCGCTGTTCATCCTCAAGATCGTGGCCATCGCGGTCGTGGTGATGCTCTTCGCCTGGCAGCTGGCGCACTCCCGTGGCCTGCCGATCGTGCTGATCATCCTCGCGGTGCTGATCCTGGCCTACAACGTGGTCACCAACCGGACCGTCTTCGGTCGGCACGTGTACGCGATCGGTGGCAACCTCAACGCCGCGCAGCTGTCCGGTGTGAAGGTCAAGCAGGTCAACTTCTGGATCTTCGTCAACATGGGCCTGCTGTCCGCGGTGGCCGGTGTCATCTACTCCTCGCGTGCCAACGGCGCCCAGCCCGCGGCGGGCAACATGTTCGAGCTGGACGCGATCGCCGCCTGCTTCATCGGTGGCGCGTCGACCACCGGTGGTGTCGGCCGGGTCACCGGCGCGATGGTCGGTGGTCTGATCATGGCCGTGATGTCCAACGGCATGCAGCTGATGGGTGTCCCGCAGTCCACCCAGCAGATCGTCAAGGGCCTCGTCCTCCTGCTGGCCGTCGCCTTCGACATCTACAACAAGCGCCGCGCGGGCACCGCGCGCTGA
- a CDS encoding ROK family transcriptional regulator, translating into MSASAVPRSRTAVLTALRHAGELTQVEIVAATGLTAGTVSTVVGGLIDDGVVRVRDVVRTGRRARAVSLAGPGGPLIGVHCYLDQVRVLLDPGDGRAWSEAIRVLPDGHRAELAATAARELSADLLAAADIDPGRVLRAAVGIPAPVEVRTARVGGAGVRDGWGTVVATPGAFGPWPVDFDNEGNLSALAEARLGAGRGRATVVQVSLSQGVSGGIVHDGELVHGRTGTAGELGHLTIDPHGPVCSCGNRGCLQVYAGSQAIIGLLAASHGRLSVAEVLDLAAQGDPGCRRVLSDVGRHLGTAMASVCTVLDPDVLVVGGALSRAGNLLLDPLREVLAERTAVTSGAVVEVVAGVLGAAAPARGALLLAQDAALAR; encoded by the coding sequence GTGAGCGCCTCGGCCGTGCCGCGCAGCCGGACCGCCGTGCTCACGGCGCTGCGGCATGCGGGTGAGCTCACCCAGGTCGAGATCGTCGCCGCCACCGGCCTGACGGCGGGGACGGTGTCGACGGTGGTCGGCGGGCTGATCGACGACGGCGTGGTCCGGGTGCGCGACGTGGTCCGCACCGGGCGCCGGGCGCGGGCAGTCAGCCTCGCGGGACCCGGCGGGCCGCTGATCGGAGTGCACTGCTACCTGGATCAGGTGCGGGTGCTGCTCGATCCCGGGGACGGGCGAGCCTGGTCGGAGGCGATCCGGGTGCTCCCGGACGGACACCGTGCCGAGCTCGCCGCGACGGCCGCGCGCGAGCTGAGCGCCGACCTGCTCGCCGCCGCCGACATCGATCCCGGGCGGGTGCTGCGGGCCGCCGTGGGCATCCCGGCGCCGGTCGAGGTCCGGACCGCCCGGGTCGGCGGCGCGGGGGTGCGGGACGGGTGGGGAACCGTGGTGGCGACCCCCGGCGCGTTCGGACCGTGGCCGGTGGACTTCGACAACGAGGGCAACCTCTCCGCCCTGGCCGAGGCTCGACTCGGCGCCGGGCGAGGACGCGCCACGGTGGTGCAGGTGTCGCTGTCCCAGGGCGTCTCCGGCGGGATCGTGCACGACGGCGAGCTGGTGCACGGGCGCACCGGCACCGCGGGCGAGCTCGGTCACCTGACGATCGACCCGCACGGACCGGTGTGCTCCTGCGGCAACCGGGGCTGCCTCCAGGTGTACGCCGGGTCGCAGGCGATCATCGGGCTGCTCGCCGCCAGCCACGGCCGACTGTCGGTGGCCGAGGTGCTGGACCTGGCGGCGCAAGGCGACCCGGGCTGCCGGCGGGTGCTCTCCGACGTGGGACGGCACCTCGGCACCGCGATGGCCTCGGTCTGCACCGTGCTGGACCCGGACGTCCTGGTGGTGGGCGGGGCACTCTCCCGGGCCGGGAACCTGCTGCTCGACCCGCTGCGCGAGGTGCTGGCCGAGCGGACGGCGGTGACCTCGGGGGCCGTGGTCGAGGTGGTCGCGGGGGTCCTCGGCGCGGCGGCGCCCGCCCGCGGCGCGCTGCTCCTGGCCCAGGACGCCGCCCTCGCACGCTGA
- a CDS encoding potassium channel family protein — translation MLVIGLGRFGSAIAATLDRLGQDVLAVERDPELVAQWSGRIPLVEADAANPEALEQLGARDFSVAVVGVGSYLEASVLITGNLVDIGTPQIWSKAISAEHARILQRIGAHHVVLPEADAGSRVAHLVSGKMLDYIEVEDGFTVVKMRPPRETQGFTIAQSRIRERYGVTVIGVKSPGIDFVYASPDTRISANDLLVVSGHADLLERFAARP, via the coding sequence GTGCTGGTGATCGGGCTGGGCCGGTTCGGCAGCGCGATCGCGGCGACCCTGGACCGGCTCGGGCAGGACGTGCTCGCGGTGGAGCGCGACCCGGAGCTGGTGGCGCAGTGGTCGGGGCGCATCCCGCTGGTCGAGGCGGACGCCGCCAACCCCGAGGCACTGGAGCAGCTGGGCGCCCGGGACTTCTCCGTGGCGGTGGTCGGCGTCGGGTCCTACCTGGAGGCGTCGGTCCTGATCACCGGCAACCTGGTGGACATCGGCACCCCGCAGATCTGGTCCAAGGCGATCAGTGCCGAGCACGCCCGCATCCTGCAGCGGATCGGCGCCCATCACGTGGTGCTGCCGGAGGCCGACGCCGGGTCCCGGGTGGCGCACCTGGTGTCCGGCAAGATGCTCGACTACATCGAGGTCGAGGACGGCTTCACCGTGGTCAAGATGCGGCCGCCGCGCGAGACCCAGGGCTTCACGATCGCCCAGTCGCGGATCCGCGAGCGGTACGGCGTGACCGTGATCGGGGTGAAGAGCCCCGGGATCGACTTCGTGTACGCCTCGCCGGACACCCGGATCTCCGCCAACGACCTGCTGGTGGTCTCCGGGCACGCCGATCTGCTGGAGAGGTTCGCGGCCCGACCGTGA
- a CDS encoding TrkH family potassium uptake protein, with the protein MARGLPGVLWSGRELVDRLARQSPARLALGVFAGVIALVTALLSLPFATTSGHRAPFVDALFTATSAVCVTGLVTVDTGTYWSTAGQVVILIAIKIGGLGVMTLASILGLAVSRRIGLTQRLLVTSETKTTRLGEVGSLLRTVIVTSTLLEVVIALVLVPRLRIVGDSWGEAAWHGLFYAVSAFNNAGFVPTAEGLRPFAGDWWMLLPIIIGVFIGSLGFPVILNVMKRLRRPRRWSLHSKLTIVTSLGLVAFGTLMVAAFEWTNPRTLGGVGWNETLLASLFAGVMPRSGGFATVDIAAMHESTWLLNDALMFVGGGSASTAGGIKVTTLAVMLLAIRAEARGDKDVEAYGRRIPREALQVAIAVSLVSATVVLTASLLLLAIVPGETLDVVLFEVISAFATCGLSTGLTPDLPDAGKYVLTVLMFIGRTGTMTLAAALALRSRRRVIRLPEERPIIG; encoded by the coding sequence ATGGCACGGGGTCTGCCCGGTGTGCTCTGGTCGGGCCGCGAACTCGTCGACCGCCTGGCACGCCAGTCACCCGCACGCCTGGCACTGGGCGTGTTCGCCGGGGTGATCGCGCTGGTCACAGCACTGCTGTCGCTGCCCTTCGCCACCACCTCCGGCCACCGTGCGCCCTTCGTCGACGCACTGTTCACAGCCACCTCGGCGGTCTGCGTCACCGGGCTGGTCACCGTCGACACCGGGACCTACTGGTCCACCGCCGGGCAGGTCGTGATCCTGATCGCGATCAAGATCGGTGGACTCGGCGTGATGACGCTGGCGTCGATCCTCGGCCTGGCCGTGTCGCGGCGGATCGGACTGACCCAGCGGCTGCTGGTCACCTCGGAGACCAAGACCACCCGATTGGGCGAGGTCGGCTCGCTGCTGCGCACCGTGATCGTGACCTCCACGCTGCTCGAGGTCGTGATCGCGCTGGTGCTGGTCCCCCGGTTGCGGATCGTCGGCGACTCCTGGGGCGAGGCCGCCTGGCACGGGCTGTTCTACGCGGTGTCGGCCTTCAACAACGCGGGCTTCGTGCCCACCGCCGAGGGGCTGCGACCGTTCGCCGGTGACTGGTGGATGCTGCTGCCGATCATCATCGGCGTGTTCATCGGCTCGCTCGGCTTCCCGGTGATCCTGAACGTGATGAAGCGGCTGCGGCGGCCGCGGCGCTGGAGCCTGCACTCCAAGCTCACCATTGTGACCAGCCTCGGTCTGGTCGCCTTCGGCACCCTCATGGTCGCCGCCTTCGAGTGGACGAATCCGCGCACCCTGGGCGGAGTGGGCTGGAACGAGACGCTGCTGGCCTCGTTGTTCGCCGGGGTGATGCCGCGATCAGGCGGCTTCGCGACCGTCGACATCGCCGCGATGCACGAGAGCACCTGGCTGCTGAACGACGCCCTGATGTTCGTCGGCGGCGGCTCGGCGTCCACCGCCGGTGGGATCAAGGTGACCACGCTGGCGGTGATGCTGCTGGCGATCCGCGCCGAGGCCCGGGGCGACAAGGACGTCGAGGCCTACGGTCGCCGGATCCCGCGCGAGGCGTTGCAGGTGGCGATCGCGGTCTCCCTGGTGTCGGCCACCGTGGTGCTGACCGCGTCCCTGCTGCTGCTGGCCATCGTGCCCGGCGAGACGCTGGACGTGGTGCTGTTCGAGGTGATCTCCGCCTTCGCGACGTGTGGGCTGAGCACCGGACTGACCCCTGACCTGCCGGACGCGGGCAAGTACGTGCTCACCGTCCTGATGTTCATCGGCCGGACCGGCACGATGACGCTGGCCGCGGCGTTGGCGCTGCGCAGTCGTCGTCGGGTCATCCGGCTGCCCGAGGAAAGGCCGATCATTGGATGA